The Miscanthus floridulus cultivar M001 chromosome 7, ASM1932011v1, whole genome shotgun sequence genome includes a region encoding these proteins:
- the LOC136463174 gene encoding probable choline kinase 2, producing MPLQDYEYASFNPVAYDIANHFCEMAADYHSEKPHILDYNKYPDTDERKQFVQTYLSSSGEESEVEVENLIKSIEKYTLASHLVWGPWGIISDHVNDIDFDYKEYARQRFEQYWLKKPTILTSQTAE from the exons ATGCCTTTGCAGGACTACGAGTATGCAAGTTTTAACCCTGTTGCCTATGACATCGCAAACCATTTCTGTGAGATGGCCGCAGACTACCATTCAGAAAAGCCGCACATATTGGACTACAATAAATATCCAG ATACCGATGAGCGGAAGCAATTTGTGCAGACATACCTGAGCTCCTCAG GTGAGGAATCTGAAGTGGAGGTAGAGAACCTGATCAAAAGCATTGAGAAGTACACCCTTGCCAGCCATCTAGTCTGGGGCCCTTGGGGAATAATTTCG GACCATGTCAACGATATCGACTTCGACTATAAGGAATACGCGAGGCAGAGGTTCGAGCAGTACTGGCTGAAGAAGCCGACCATCCTAACTTCTCAGACTGCTGAATAG
- the LOC136465464 gene encoding fatty-acid-binding protein 3, chloroplastic-like, whose amino-acid sequence MSILSPAASASPPAASTSAGGTDVAKDSDSISLHLRLYATGNDSCCVRAHSKFRALGVPSLPASAKDGCYDHRRRSTAAVAEARSGRRRAKPEVEQRWASGKAKPREAERATTNRRQAVRASSQRTRRQPQPTWQPPARGQARASRGLLAVGYRDKFFVKVYAAAFYVDYSLRIDTEQWKEKIGIESFDGSSVFYSIFKAPVVKSLSIILVRAVDGKTFVNALNDVIAHQIKNPNAEEESSLSTLQNTFLGRNLKQGTSIYLTWLEPKRMLISISENQDPRQVDAEIESATVNYALYDGFFGKSPVSPSLRSSTAQLLEALLL is encoded by the exons ATGTCAATATTGTCCCCGGCGGCGAGCGCATCACCTCCTGCCGCTTCCACGTCGGCGGGCGGCACTGACGTCGCCAAGGACTCGGACTCCATCTCCCTCCACCTCCGGCTCTATGCCACTGGCAACGACAGCTGCTGCGTGCGGGCGCACTCCAAGttcagg GCCCTCGGTGTCCCGTCTTTGCCGGCGTCGGCAAAGGACGGATGCTACGACCATAGGCGG cggtcgacggcggcggtggcggaagCGCGGTCCGGCCGACGGCGGGCAAAGCCAGAGGTCGAGCAGCGCTGGGCGTCGGGCAAGGCCAAGCCCCGAGAGGCTGAGCGCGCCACCACGAACAGGCGTCAGGCGGTGCGGGCCAGCAGCCAACGCACCAGGCGGCAGCCCCAGCCGACATGGCAGCCACCAGCTAGAGGGCAGGCTAGGGCCAGCCGCGGCCTGCTGGCTGTAG GTTACAGAGATAAGTTCTTTGTCAAAGTATATGCTGCGGCATTCTATGTAGATTACTCACTTCGCATTGATACTGAGCAATGGAAAGAAAAGATTGGTATTGAGAGCTTTGACGGTTCCTCTGTTTTTTACTCCATTTTTAAGG CACCAGTTGTGAAATCATTGAGTATAATTCTTGTTAGAGCCGTTGATGGCAAGACCTTTGTGAATGCTCTAAATGATGTCATTGCTCACCAAATAAAAAACCCAAATGCTGAGGAAGAATCTTCCCTGTCAACCTTGCAGAATACCTTTCTTGGGCGCAATCTCAAACAGGGAACAAGCATATACTTAACTTGGCTTGAACCCAAAAGAATGCTG ATCTCCATTTCCGAAAATCAAGATCCACGTCAAGTTGATGCAGAGATCGAATCTGCTACTGTTAATTATGCTCTATACGATGGCTTCTTTGGTAAATCCCCAGTGTCCCCTTCTTTGAGATCATCTACAGCTCAATTGCTGGAAGCGCTTCTGCTTTAG
- the LOC136463173 gene encoding uncharacterized protein isoform X1, with protein sequence MAANFWMSSHCKQLLDPEDVDLVPAADWERGITLEEFRLIKIHMSFHIWRLAQQVKVRQRVIATAVTYFRRVYTSFYDRSGAGTIEALLWPDGKGGGGRDLLVEPTSVLDCRRSPSPPHSTSTLSSSLGGAAGDSSSGVAADSETLTCCFFISICSLMHVVAAFLSYVSEFK encoded by the exons ATGGCCGCCAACTTCTGGATGTCGTCGCACTG CAAGCAGCTGTTGGACCCCGAGGATGTGGACCTGGTGCCGGCGGCGGACTGGGAGCGGGGCATCACGCTGGAGGAGTTCCGCCTCATCAAGATCCATATGTCGTTTC ATATCTGGAGGCTAGCACAGCAGGTTAAAGTTAGGCAAAG GGTTATAGCTACAGCAGTCACTTACTTCAGGCGTGTGTATACAAG TTTTTATGACAGGAGCGGGGCGGGGACCATAGAGGCGCTGCTTTGGCCGGACGGGAAGGGCGGCGGCGGACGGGACCTGCTGGTGGAGCCGACGTCGGTGCTCGACTGCAGACGGAGCCCGAGCCCGCCGCACTCGACATCGACGCTGTCTTCGTCCCTGGGCGGCGCCGCGGGGGACTCGTCTTCCGGCGTGGCAGCGGACTCGGAGACGTTGACATGTTGCTTCTTTATTTCAATTTGTTCTCTCATGCACGTCGTTGCTGCATTTCTGTCATATGTTTCTGAATTTAAATGA
- the LOC136463173 gene encoding cyclin-C1-1-like isoform X2, with protein MAANFWMSSHCKQLLDPEDVDLVPAADWERGITLEEFRLIKIHMSFHIWRLAQQVKVRQRVIATAVTYFRRVYTRSGAGTIEALLWPDGKGGGGRDLLVEPTSVLDCRRSPSPPHSTSTLSSSLGGAAGDSSSGVAADSETLTCCFFISICSLMHVVAAFLSYVSEFK; from the exons ATGGCCGCCAACTTCTGGATGTCGTCGCACTG CAAGCAGCTGTTGGACCCCGAGGATGTGGACCTGGTGCCGGCGGCGGACTGGGAGCGGGGCATCACGCTGGAGGAGTTCCGCCTCATCAAGATCCATATGTCGTTTC ATATCTGGAGGCTAGCACAGCAGGTTAAAGTTAGGCAAAG GGTTATAGCTACAGCAGTCACTTACTTCAGGCGTGTGTATACAAG GAGCGGGGCGGGGACCATAGAGGCGCTGCTTTGGCCGGACGGGAAGGGCGGCGGCGGACGGGACCTGCTGGTGGAGCCGACGTCGGTGCTCGACTGCAGACGGAGCCCGAGCCCGCCGCACTCGACATCGACGCTGTCTTCGTCCCTGGGCGGCGCCGCGGGGGACTCGTCTTCCGGCGTGGCAGCGGACTCGGAGACGTTGACATGTTGCTTCTTTATTTCAATTTGTTCTCTCATGCACGTCGTTGCTGCATTTCTGTCATATGTTTCTGAATTTAAATGA